A window of the Lolium perenne isolate Kyuss_39 chromosome 7, Kyuss_2.0, whole genome shotgun sequence genome harbors these coding sequences:
- the LOC127319200 gene encoding putative 12-oxophytodienoate reductase 2 — translation MKTTIPLLTPYKMGQFALSHRVVLAPLTRQRAYGGVPQPHAAVYYAQRASPGGFLISEGTRIAAAARQEEEHESSSSFKDVPGIWAHEQVEAWRPVVDAVHAKGAVFFCQLWHVAADVVQQRQQQVSPQMSFDGRREELSSPRRVATQDAPNVVDGFRRAARNAIDAGFDGVEILGANGYFVDNVGQGVNGIESRCRFAMEVVDAVAREVGGHRVGVRLDQFDATADEHALALHVVSRLSDRGVLYCHMIEPRVDGRRRVSRRLLPFREAFGGTFITSGGYGRDEGDAAVGEGYGDLVAYGRLFLANPDLPRRFELGAPLNECDAATFYGAGAADPAVGYTDYPFLD, via the exons ATGAAGACCACAATCCCTCTACTGACGCCGTACAAGATGGGCCAGTTTGCCCTGTCGCACAGGGTCGTGCTGGCGCCGCTCACGCGGCAGCGCGCCTACGGCGGCGTCCCGCAGCCGCATGCCGCCGTCTACTACGCCCAGCGCGCCAGTCCCGGCGGGTTCCTCATCTCCGAGGGGACCCGGATAGCTGCGGCGGCGCGGCAGGAGGAGGAGCATGAGTCGTCCTCTTCGTTCAAGGACGTCCCCGGCATCTGGGCGCATGAGCAGGTGGAGGCGTGGAGGCCCGTGGTGGACGCCGTGCATGCCAAGGGCGCCGTCTTCTTCTGCCAGCTCTGGCACGTCGCGGCCGACGTCGTCCAACAAAGGCAGCAGCAGGTGAGCCCGCAGATGAGCTTCGACGGCCGCCGCGAGGAGCTGTCATCGCCGAGAAGGGTGGCCACACAGGACGCGCCCAACGTCGTCGACGGGTTCCGACGCGCTGCCCGGAACGCCATTGACGCCGGCTTTGACGGCGTCGAGATCCTCGGCGCGAACGGCTACTTTGTAGATAACGTCGGCCAAGGAGTCAACGGCATCGAGAGCCGGTGCCGGTTCGCGATGGAGGTGGTGGACGCCGTGGCGAGGGAGGTGGGCGGCCACCGCGTGGGCGTGCGGCTGGACCAGTTTGATGCCACCGCCGACGAGCACGCGCTg gcGCTCCACGTGGTGAGCCGGCTCAGCGACCGCGGCGTGCTATACTGCCACATGATCGAGCCACGGGTCGACGGGCGACGGCGCGTGTCCCGGCGGCTGCTGCCGTTCAGGGAGGCGTTCGGGGGCACGTTCATCACCAGCGGCGGGTACGGGCGGGACGAGGGCGACGCGGCCGTCGGCGAAGGGTACGGCGACCTGGTGGCCTACGGTCGGCTTTTCCTGGCGAACCCGGACCTGCCGAGGCGGTTCGAGCTGGGCGCGCCGCTCAACGAGTGCGACGCGGCCACCTTCTACGGCGCCGGTGCCGCTGATCCTGCCGTCGGCTACACTGATTACCCGTTCTTGGACTGA
- the LOC127319173 gene encoding actin-related protein 7-like, with product MRESPPAHAFFTTPDDSARRPAPPCFQIGRRSGEDPHRRRIDQIEESKMKSEVEEEGQVADGTVVEEVQPVVHGFVKDWDAMEDLLGCVLYRNIGWEMGDEGQIIFTEPLFTPKRRRKLVGCVQFMRVVWE from the exons ATGCGGGAATCCCCACCTGCCCACGCGTTCTTCACCACGCCGGACGACAGCGCGCGCCGCCCGGCCCCTCCCTGCTTCCAGATCGGGCGTCGATCTGGAGAGGATCCTCACCGGCGGAGGATCGACCAGATCGAGGAATCAAAGATGAagtcggaggtggaggaggagggccaGGTGGCCGACGGcacggtggtggaggaggtgcagCCGGTGGTGCACGGTTTCGTCAAGGACTGGGACGCCATGGAGGACCTCCTCGGCTGCGTCCTCTACAGGAACATCGGGTGGGAGATGGGGGACGAGGGCCAGATCATCTTCACCGAGCCGCTCTTCACGCCCAAG CGGAGGAGAAAGCTGGTTGGGTGTGTCCAATTTATGCGTGTGGTGTGGGAATGA